In Burkholderia contaminans, the following proteins share a genomic window:
- the pdxH gene encoding pyridoxamine 5'-phosphate oxidase, which translates to MTTLADLRINYSRASLDEADVAHDPFAQFDRWFKEALAAKLPEPNTMTLATVGDDGRPSARIVLIKGVDERGFVFFTNYESRKGRDLAAHPQAALLFYWIELERQVRIEGRIEKTSAEESDRYFASRPLGSRIGAWASEQSAVIDSRATLEAQEKAVSERYGDNPPRPPHWGGYRLVPDSIEFWQGRPSRLHDRLLYTRDAGTSHGWSISRLSP; encoded by the coding sequence ATGACGACTCTCGCCGATCTCCGCATCAATTACTCACGTGCTTCGCTCGACGAAGCCGACGTCGCCCACGACCCCTTCGCCCAGTTCGACCGCTGGTTCAAGGAGGCGCTCGCCGCCAAGCTGCCCGAGCCGAACACGATGACGCTCGCGACGGTAGGCGACGACGGCCGGCCGTCGGCACGCATCGTGCTCATCAAGGGCGTCGACGAACGCGGGTTCGTCTTCTTTACCAATTACGAAAGCCGCAAGGGGCGCGATCTTGCCGCGCACCCGCAGGCCGCGCTGCTGTTCTACTGGATCGAGCTCGAGCGCCAGGTGCGCATCGAAGGCCGGATCGAGAAAACCAGCGCGGAAGAAAGCGACCGCTATTTCGCGTCGCGCCCGCTCGGCTCGCGCATCGGCGCCTGGGCGTCGGAGCAGAGCGCGGTGATCGACAGCCGCGCGACGCTCGAAGCGCAGGAAAAGGCCGTCAGCGAACGCTACGGCGACAACCCGCCGCGCCCGCCTCACTGGGGCGGCTACCGCCTCGTGCCCGACTCGATCGAGTTCTGGCAGGGCCGCCCGTCGCGGCTGCACGACCGCCTGCTCTACACGCGCGACGCCGGTACGTCGCACGGCTGGTCGATTTCGCGCCTGTCGCCTTAA
- a CDS encoding pirin family protein encodes MTDSIKALLKPHVRDIGNLQVRRTLPALAARLVGPFIFFDHMGPATLPPGTGLDVRPHPHIGLATVTYLFDGAILHRDSLGSLQEIVPGDVNWMTAGRGIVHSERTPDAQRENGHTVHGIQTWVALPQAHETTEPSFEHHAADTLPKRDEDGVALTVIAGDAFGLRSPVTTFSRTLYVAAEFAAGGRLALDASHEERAVYVVDGELAIDGTPVPAEQMAVLAPGVAVTLTSAGGARAMLLGGDKIDGERFIEWNFVASSREAIERAKEAWTRQEMGKVPGETEWIPLPESKPR; translated from the coding sequence ATGACCGACTCGATCAAAGCCCTGCTGAAGCCGCACGTGCGCGACATCGGCAACCTGCAGGTGCGCCGCACGCTGCCCGCACTCGCCGCGCGCCTCGTCGGCCCGTTCATTTTCTTCGATCACATGGGGCCCGCCACGCTGCCACCCGGCACGGGGCTCGACGTGCGCCCGCATCCGCATATCGGCCTCGCCACCGTCACCTACCTGTTCGACGGCGCGATCCTGCACCGCGACAGCCTCGGCTCGCTGCAGGAGATCGTGCCGGGTGACGTGAACTGGATGACGGCCGGCCGCGGCATCGTCCACTCCGAGCGCACGCCCGACGCGCAGCGCGAAAACGGCCACACCGTGCACGGGATCCAGACCTGGGTCGCGCTGCCGCAGGCGCACGAGACGACCGAGCCGTCGTTCGAGCATCATGCGGCCGACACGCTGCCGAAGCGCGACGAGGACGGCGTCGCGCTGACGGTGATCGCCGGCGATGCGTTCGGGCTGCGCTCGCCGGTCACGACGTTCTCGCGCACGCTTTATGTCGCGGCCGAATTCGCGGCCGGCGGCCGTCTCGCACTCGACGCGTCGCACGAGGAGCGCGCGGTCTACGTGGTCGACGGCGAGCTCGCGATCGACGGCACGCCGGTGCCGGCCGAGCAGATGGCCGTGCTCGCGCCCGGCGTCGCGGTCACGCTGACGAGCGCCGGCGGCGCGCGCGCGATGCTGCTCGGCGGCGACAAGATCGACGGCGAGCGCTTCATCGAATGGAATTTCGTCGCCAGCAGCCGCGAAGCGATCGAGCGCGCGAAAGAAGCCTGGACGCGCCAGGAAATGGGCAAAGTGCCGGGCGAAACGGAGTGGATTCCGCTGCCCGAGTCGAAGCCGCGTTGA
- a CDS encoding tRNA threonylcarbamoyladenosine dehydratase — MSVADAAPPSSSDLTPTPEIQLDVDRARRFGGVARLYGAPAAAAFERAHVAVIGIGGVGSWVAEALARNAVGTLTLIDLDNVAESNTNRQIHALDGNYGKPKVDAMAERIALIDPACRVNRIEDFVEPDNFDALLGGGFDYVIDAIDSVRTKVALIAWCVAKRQPLVVVGGAGGQLDPTRIRIDDLALTIQDPLLSKVRAQLRKQHGFPRGPKARFKVSAVYSDEPLIYPEAAACDLEDGAEPSAAAHVAGLNCAGFGSSVCVTASFGFAAAAHALRAIAAQAAG; from the coding sequence ATGTCCGTCGCCGACGCTGCCCCGCCCAGTTCCTCTGATCTTACCCCGACCCCGGAAATCCAGCTTGACGTGGATCGCGCGCGGCGTTTCGGCGGCGTGGCGCGCCTGTACGGCGCGCCGGCCGCCGCCGCGTTCGAGCGCGCGCACGTCGCGGTGATCGGAATCGGCGGCGTCGGGTCGTGGGTGGCCGAGGCGCTCGCGCGCAATGCGGTCGGCACGCTGACGCTGATCGACCTCGACAATGTCGCCGAAAGCAATACGAACCGGCAGATCCACGCGCTCGACGGCAATTACGGCAAGCCGAAGGTCGACGCGATGGCCGAGCGGATCGCGCTGATCGATCCCGCGTGCCGCGTGAACCGGATCGAGGATTTCGTCGAGCCCGACAACTTCGACGCGCTGCTCGGTGGCGGCTTCGACTACGTGATCGACGCGATCGACAGCGTGCGCACGAAGGTCGCGCTGATCGCGTGGTGCGTCGCGAAGCGCCAGCCGCTCGTCGTGGTTGGCGGGGCGGGCGGCCAGCTCGACCCGACGCGCATCCGGATCGACGATCTCGCGCTGACGATCCAGGATCCACTGCTGTCGAAAGTGCGCGCGCAATTGCGCAAGCAGCACGGTTTTCCGCGCGGGCCGAAGGCGCGTTTCAAGGTCAGCGCCGTGTATTCGGACGAGCCGCTGATCTATCCGGAAGCGGCCGCCTGCGACCTCGAGGACGGCGCCGAGCCGTCCGCGGCCGCGCACGTCGCGGGGCTCAACTGCGCAGGGTTCGGTTCGAGCGTGTGCGTGACCGCGAGCTTCGGCTTCGCGGCCGCCGCGCATGCGCTGCGCGCGATCGCGGCGCAGGCCGCCGGCTGA
- the msrA gene encoding peptide-methionine (S)-S-oxide reductase MsrA — protein MVNEMLETATLGGGCFWCTEAVFLDVDGVTAVQSGYAGGHTRNPGYRDICEGDTGHAEVVNVTFDPARIGYREILEIFFATHDPTQLNRQGNDVGTQYRSVVFTHSDAQRDTALDVIRELEREQVFGQPIVTQVAPLDDNYWPAEDYHQNYYARNPGQGYCSVVIGPKLAKFRQKFSHRLKSLRGA, from the coding sequence ATGGTGAACGAGATGCTTGAAACGGCGACATTGGGAGGCGGGTGTTTCTGGTGCACGGAGGCGGTGTTTCTCGACGTCGACGGCGTGACGGCCGTCCAGTCGGGCTACGCGGGCGGCCATACGCGCAATCCCGGCTATCGCGACATCTGCGAGGGCGATACGGGCCACGCGGAAGTCGTCAACGTGACGTTCGATCCGGCACGCATCGGCTATCGCGAGATCCTCGAGATCTTCTTCGCGACGCACGATCCGACCCAGTTGAACCGGCAAGGCAACGACGTCGGCACGCAGTACCGTTCGGTCGTGTTCACCCATTCGGACGCACAGCGCGACACGGCGCTCGACGTGATCCGCGAACTGGAGCGCGAGCAGGTGTTCGGGCAGCCGATCGTCACGCAGGTCGCGCCGCTCGACGACAACTACTGGCCGGCCGAGGATTATCACCAGAACTACTATGCGCGTAACCCGGGGCAGGGCTACTGCTCGGTCGTGATCGGGCCGAAGCTCGCGAAATTCCGTCAGAAGTTCTCGCACCGCCTGAAGTCGCTGCGCGGCGCGTAA
- a CDS encoding DUF72 domain-containing protein yields the protein MGDGRTRRKAPPERREHDDADAPHADGQFDLFGVPADTARASPDNDGPPADSDGQVNPDAPDDAQPVPRIRTHPRSSDETPPAASGLLWDEPSPPAEPPKKGRRRRGVLPAPIAPDVADAAAGLPPNVRLGTSSWTFPGWDGIVYDGDFAQTKLSREGLEAYGAHPLLKSVSLDRSFYGPLSVADYLRYAQQVPDDFRFVVKAPASVTDAVIRGRRGEPSGPNPTFLDADLATREFVQPCVEGLGRKAGVLVFQFSPLPDPLLAQPAELIDRLAAFFAALPPLPPEADCTRYAIEIRDASLLTPRFIRALAALGVRYCVGLHARMPDPLRQAAALALLDGDAPGPLIVRWSLHGGFKYEQAKAKYEPFDKLVDEDPATRSALAELAARYALAGQPVIITINNKAEGSAPLSCIALAREIAAACAQWRNEAA from the coding sequence ATGGGTGACGGCAGGACGCGGCGCAAGGCGCCGCCGGAACGACGAGAGCACGACGATGCGGACGCGCCGCACGCCGACGGGCAATTCGACCTGTTCGGCGTGCCGGCCGACACTGCACGCGCGTCGCCCGACAACGATGGCCCGCCTGCCGATTCAGACGGACAGGTGAACCCGGACGCGCCTGACGACGCGCAGCCGGTACCGCGCATCCGCACCCACCCCCGTTCTTCCGACGAAACACCGCCCGCCGCTTCCGGCCTGCTGTGGGACGAGCCGTCCCCGCCCGCTGAGCCGCCGAAGAAAGGCCGGCGCCGGCGCGGCGTGCTGCCCGCGCCGATCGCGCCGGATGTGGCCGACGCAGCGGCCGGCCTGCCGCCGAACGTCCGGCTCGGCACGTCGTCGTGGACCTTCCCGGGCTGGGACGGCATCGTCTACGACGGCGATTTTGCTCAGACGAAACTCTCGCGCGAAGGGCTCGAAGCGTACGGCGCGCATCCGCTGCTGAAGAGCGTGAGCCTCGACCGGTCGTTCTACGGCCCGCTGTCGGTGGCCGACTACCTGCGCTACGCGCAGCAGGTGCCCGACGATTTCCGCTTCGTCGTGAAGGCGCCGGCTTCCGTGACCGACGCGGTGATCCGCGGCCGGCGCGGCGAACCGTCGGGACCGAACCCGACCTTCCTCGACGCGGATCTCGCCACCCGGGAATTCGTGCAGCCGTGCGTCGAAGGGCTCGGCCGGAAAGCCGGCGTGCTCGTGTTCCAGTTCTCGCCACTGCCCGACCCGTTGCTCGCGCAGCCGGCCGAACTGATCGACCGGCTCGCCGCGTTCTTCGCGGCGCTGCCGCCGCTGCCGCCGGAAGCCGACTGCACCCGCTACGCGATCGAGATTCGCGACGCGAGCCTGCTCACGCCGCGCTTCATCCGCGCGCTCGCCGCGCTCGGCGTGCGCTACTGCGTCGGCCTGCACGCGCGGATGCCCGACCCGCTGCGCCAGGCGGCCGCGCTCGCGCTGCTCGACGGCGACGCGCCGGGCCCGCTAATCGTGCGCTGGAGCCTGCACGGCGGCTTCAAGTATGAACAGGCGAAAGCGAAGTACGAGCCGTTCGACAAGCTCGTCGACGAGGATCCGGCCACGCGCTCGGCGCTCGCCGAACTGGCCGCGCGCTATGCGCTGGCCGGGCAGCCGGTGATCATCACGATCAACAACAAGGCGGAAGGCTCCGCGCCGCTGTCGTGCATCGCGCTTGCGCGCGAGATCGCCGCCGCGTGCGCGCAGTGGCGCAACGAGGCGGCTTGA
- a CDS encoding EamA family transporter: protein MAPKDLLLALVVILAWGVNFVVIKVGLHGMPPMLLGALRFTLAAVPAVFFVRRPQIPWRLLVLYGATIQLGQFVFLFTGMYVGMPAGLASLVLQSQAFFTLVFAMLFLGERLRVQNLLGLAIAAGGLVVIAAQGGRAMTLAGFLLTICSAAMWAFGNIVTKKVGRANLVSLVVWASLVPPVPFFLLSLWFEGPQRIATALAGLNGASIFAVVYLAFVATLLGYGLWSRLLSRYPAAQVAQFSLLVPIVGLASSALLLDEHLTRAQLIGTALVMGGLAVNVFGGKLVRRVAAS, encoded by the coding sequence ATGGCCCCGAAGGACTTGCTGCTTGCGCTGGTCGTGATCCTGGCGTGGGGCGTGAACTTCGTCGTGATCAAGGTCGGCCTGCACGGCATGCCGCCGATGCTGCTCGGTGCGCTGCGCTTCACGCTCGCGGCCGTGCCCGCGGTGTTCTTCGTGCGCCGGCCGCAGATTCCGTGGCGCCTGCTGGTGCTGTACGGCGCGACGATCCAGCTCGGCCAGTTCGTGTTCCTGTTCACCGGCATGTACGTCGGCATGCCGGCCGGCCTCGCGTCGCTCGTGCTGCAGTCGCAGGCATTCTTCACGCTCGTGTTCGCGATGCTGTTCCTCGGCGAGCGGCTGCGCGTGCAGAACCTGCTCGGTCTTGCGATCGCCGCGGGCGGGCTCGTCGTGATCGCGGCGCAGGGCGGCCGCGCGATGACGCTCGCGGGCTTCCTGCTGACGATCTGCTCGGCCGCGATGTGGGCGTTCGGCAACATCGTCACGAAGAAGGTCGGCCGTGCGAACCTCGTGTCGCTCGTCGTGTGGGCCAGCCTCGTGCCGCCCGTGCCGTTCTTCCTGCTGTCGCTGTGGTTCGAAGGGCCGCAGCGGATCGCGACCGCGCTCGCCGGGCTGAACGGCGCGTCGATCTTCGCCGTCGTCTATCTCGCGTTCGTCGCGACGCTGCTCGGCTACGGGCTATGGAGCCGCCTGCTGTCGCGCTATCCGGCCGCGCAGGTCGCACAGTTCTCGCTGCTGGTGCCGATCGTCGGTCTCGCGTCGTCGGCGCTGCTGCTCGACGAGCATTTGACGCGCGCACAACTGATCGGCACGGCGCTCGTGATGGGCGGACTCGCGGTGAACGTGTTCGGCGGGAAACTGGTGCGCCGCGTCGCGGCGTCGTGA
- a CDS encoding SAM-dependent methyltransferase: MFWEKKLAQWADEVRAKANIPARLVLWNGDQLDFGTFSAPQVTLKVNSASALPLLLEPSLDNLGEAYVKGKIDIEGKLSDIINIGYSLARSTVTSASKLARVKRYFNHSKSTDKKAIQYHYDVSNEFYKLWLDENMVYSCAYFENGDEDLATAQIKKIDHILTKIRLQPGQRLLDIGCGWGALVLRAAQKFGAQCLGVTLSQNQFDLATARVKAAGLEDRIEIRLQDYREIDGQFDRITSVGMFEHVGRKNLPLYFSRIHDLLADDGIAMNHGITSTDAESGETALGGGEFIDRYVFPDGELPHISLALEAAQRGGLEAIDVESLRRHYARTLDIWTENFEAKADAARQLVDDEKFRIWRVYLAGCAYAFEHDDVSIFQIVCRKAGQSAKTLPWSRRYMYEHALPR; the protein is encoded by the coding sequence ATGTTCTGGGAAAAGAAGCTGGCACAGTGGGCGGACGAAGTACGGGCGAAAGCGAACATACCGGCGCGCCTCGTGCTGTGGAACGGCGATCAACTCGATTTCGGCACCTTCAGCGCGCCGCAGGTCACGCTGAAGGTCAACAGCGCGTCGGCGTTGCCGCTCCTGCTCGAACCGAGCCTCGACAATCTCGGCGAGGCGTACGTGAAGGGCAAGATCGACATCGAGGGCAAGCTGTCGGACATCATCAACATCGGCTACTCGCTCGCGCGCAGCACGGTGACGAGCGCGAGCAAGCTGGCGCGCGTGAAGCGCTACTTCAATCACTCGAAGAGCACCGACAAGAAGGCGATCCAGTATCACTACGACGTCTCGAACGAGTTCTACAAGCTGTGGCTCGACGAGAACATGGTGTACTCGTGCGCGTACTTCGAGAACGGCGACGAGGATCTCGCCACCGCGCAGATCAAGAAGATCGACCACATCCTCACCAAGATCCGGCTTCAGCCCGGCCAGCGCCTGCTCGACATCGGCTGCGGCTGGGGCGCGCTCGTGCTGCGCGCCGCGCAGAAGTTCGGCGCGCAGTGCCTCGGCGTCACGCTGTCGCAGAACCAGTTCGACCTGGCAACCGCGCGCGTGAAGGCCGCCGGGCTGGAAGACAGGATCGAGATCCGGCTGCAGGACTACCGCGAGATCGACGGCCAGTTCGACCGCATCACGAGCGTCGGGATGTTCGAGCACGTCGGGCGCAAGAACCTGCCGCTCTATTTCTCGCGCATCCACGACCTGCTCGCCGACGACGGCATCGCGATGAACCACGGCATCACGTCCACCGACGCGGAAAGCGGCGAGACGGCGCTCGGCGGCGGCGAGTTCATCGACCGCTACGTGTTCCCGGACGGCGAACTGCCGCACATCAGCCTCGCGCTGGAAGCCGCACAGCGCGGCGGCCTCGAAGCGATTGACGTCGAAAGCCTGCGGCGGCACTATGCGCGCACGCTCGATATCTGGACGGAAAACTTCGAGGCGAAGGCCGACGCCGCGCGACAACTCGTCGACGACGAAAAATTCCGTATCTGGCGCGTGTATCTCGCCGGCTGCGCGTATGCATTCGAGCACGACGACGTGTCGATCTTCCAGATCGTGTGCCGCAAGGCCGGGCAGAGCGCGAAAACGCTGCCGTGGTCGCGGCGCTATATGTACGAACACGCGCTGCCGCGCTAG
- the trxA gene encoding thioredoxin, with protein sequence MDTTLATFEKDVIEASLDAPVLVDFWAPWCGPCKTLGPLLEKLEGDYEGRWKLVKVNVDENQELAAHFQTRSIPHVIAFADGRPVDQFVGVLPEGQLRAFLDRLLPAPEEAERRAAQYAMAEARYDDALTHLEAALALNPGFDDARLDLIELLLANNQVDAARDEAERLSPQTVQNGDPRYQAIKTRFDALDATADLPPTDALEARIAANPADLDARFDLAQSLIARRAYEGAVEQLLEIVTRDRAYGDDLGRRTLISVFELAGDRPDLVAGWRRKLSMALN encoded by the coding sequence ATGGACACCACGCTTGCCACATTCGAGAAAGACGTCATCGAGGCGTCGCTGGACGCACCCGTGCTGGTCGACTTCTGGGCGCCGTGGTGCGGCCCCTGCAAGACGCTCGGCCCGCTGCTGGAAAAGCTCGAAGGCGACTACGAAGGCCGCTGGAAGCTCGTGAAGGTCAACGTCGACGAGAACCAGGAACTCGCCGCGCACTTCCAGACGCGCAGCATCCCGCACGTGATCGCGTTCGCCGACGGGCGCCCGGTCGACCAGTTCGTCGGCGTGCTGCCCGAAGGCCAGCTGCGCGCGTTCCTCGACCGGCTGCTGCCGGCGCCCGAGGAAGCCGAACGGCGTGCCGCGCAGTATGCGATGGCCGAGGCGCGCTACGACGACGCACTCACGCACCTCGAGGCGGCGCTCGCGCTGAACCCGGGCTTCGACGACGCACGCCTCGATTTGATCGAACTGCTGCTCGCGAACAACCAGGTCGACGCCGCGCGTGACGAGGCCGAGCGCCTGTCGCCGCAGACCGTGCAGAACGGCGATCCGCGCTACCAGGCGATCAAGACCCGTTTCGACGCGCTCGATGCCACGGCCGACCTGCCGCCGACCGATGCGCTCGAAGCGCGCATCGCGGCGAACCCGGCCGACCTCGACGCGCGCTTCGACCTCGCGCAGAGCCTGATCGCGCGGCGCGCGTACGAAGGCGCGGTGGAACAATTGCTGGAAATCGTCACGCGCGACCGCGCGTACGGCGACGATCTCGGCCGCCGCACGCTGATCTCGGTGTTCGAGCTGGCCGGCGATCGCCCCGACCTCGTCGCGGGGTGGCGACGCAAACTGAGCATGGCGCTCAACTGA